A genomic region of Anopheles coustani chromosome 3, idAnoCousDA_361_x.2, whole genome shotgun sequence contains the following coding sequences:
- the LOC131259983 gene encoding uncharacterized protein LOC131259983: MPKEEAKRYGFEQERLRAKAVQEFKEYNQRRVLLLETSKFFRKIEKIAFDHQGHLNSRKEWTDFLSCRRTPNPNSAAELQETLYRWVFLQEEACSKSLIGWTLSDDISIPTSPSNDSQSSSEGNRNGVAKNIREIYIKPVREALAVLEAIANVSIEKQHEEVLLVRDEIRKFITDSLDRMTLRIGSSIVRTMEPSNPLMSEFSFDEPDVLAMFLWSFRSVPLPPEYNFLMKVIDMEPLGLTIHRPQSLDLKDFLIRGLWLEFDHFSNQDPTRDIAQPDSTSLLVLVQETEWNERQEIRRKRLAALRKHREEYEAEERLKHAEADTLSSKTPKAASVKVKEAKPKADATKGRKKVKQVPEVMPEPPVITDETEVDIDAEYEREETDRFWASLSNVAPGSLPLEEGYMNLREYCIIGGIYKLTRFDTLPQPIEISRGFIYSNVPVSLELSEKAFHAVDEEELIKIELQLPTHCFWWEQPTICRWETWEESENFARLHPKVQQFQLRYTDIEAHKATLLFSARENDSSQLSVPTTIPDFDLADIPAEVRLHYLIREHILPRLPDGYRFRAELKRLYTVLKKRAERRMCRDREQVARNKMMLMYNRIIEASNHDGGLGEMRHPDQSDIDADEGDGRSEANHSNNFEEFLEIDEKLQQLSLARPNVARYLYPPKPLHRPLHFAPDSDCSDTSFDELGAGMDRLVLTLESQDTMLDDEAEEWVCKMFSIFLRLLEYLRDLLKPSFPPVPPPSPPIDKCPEPRRIAVRGIKRRFIDIRTTKKYPLGLGSRDRSLSRVSESSVASGEKKKRKRKSTPVRGKITSHPETQEQASEKTEGPPEVLSLIEHAPGRWSTKPIRRQLYDANKRMLTFWTDRLGIFGLAARKYFHLPFLHWEMRRHGRVANVTTVLTLSAHKMKLSFYITSQGYRVHVQECHGDDSRQKEAKDDKAGIRIAPETGWFSLEELDKYLLKINVHVFPEVDTCFYTSGWQAGSATVPKHEPMELHNLRCLGAFCLTHNLQRCVWNEFANRRTSLVLGRQLIEGRHEPEFETIMITPLKSQLVEVEELCSNTLEEVLLAFHPRPSEQSYNADCYGLLKERLEEPSRKVLAKTPPLLQWNVSQLLQRLRLLSYS; encoded by the exons ATGCCTAAG GAAGAAGCAAAGAGATATGGCTTTGAACAGGAGCGGTTAAGAGCAAAGGCTGTTCAAGAATTCAAGGAATACAACCAACGCCGAGTGTTATTGTTAGAAACAAGCAAATTTTTTCGCA AGATTGAAAAAATTGCTTTCGATCATCAGGGGCATTTGAATAGCAGGAAAGAATGGACTGATTTCTTGTCTTGCCGAAGAACACCGAATCCAAACAGTGCTGCAGAGCTACAAGAGACTCTTTATCGATGGGTTTTTCTTCAGGAAGAGGCCTGTTCGAAAAGTTTAATCGGTTGGACACTTTCAGACGATATTTCAATCCCTACTTCACCAAGTAACGATTCACAAAGTAGCTCTGAAGGAAACAGAAATGGAGTCGCAAAGAATATACGCGAAATTTATATAAAGCCAGTCCGGGAGGCCTTGGCCGTCCTGGAGGCAATAGCAAACGTTTCGATAGAAAAGCAACATGAGGAGGTTTTGTTAGTTCGGGATGAAATCCGGAAGTTCATTACCGATTCACTGGACAGAATGACCCTTCGAATTGGTAGCAGTATCGTACGGACTATGGA ACCCTCCAACCCCTTGATGAGCGAGTTTAGCTTCGATGAACCCGATGTCCTAGCGATGTTTCTTTGgagtttccgttccgttccccTACCACCTGAATA TAATTTTCTCATGAAAGTTATCGACATGGAGCCCCTCGGACTCACCATTCACCGCCCCCAGTCACTAGATCTAAAAGATTTCTTAATCCGAGGCCTTTGGTTGGAGTTCGATCACTTCAGTAATCAGGACCCAACGCGAGATATTGCCCAGCCGGATTCCACCTCGTTGCTGGTTTTGGTGCAGGAAACGGAGTGGAACGAAAGGCAGGAAATCCGAAGGAAGCGCCTAGCAGCTTTGCGCAAGCATCGAGAAGAATACGAAGCGGAAGAGCGTCTCAAACATGCTGAAGCGGACACGCTGTCCTCTAAGACGCCAAAAGCGGCTTCCGTTAAGGTCAAAGAAGCTAAGCCTAAAGCGGATGCAACAAAAGGCAggaaaaaagtcaaacaagtgcCCGAAGTGATGCCGGAGCCCCCGGTGATTACGGATGAAACCGAGGTGGACATAGATGCCGAGTACGAACGCGAAGAAACCGACCGATTCTGGGCCTCGCTGTCCAATGTGGCTCCGGGCTCGCTACCTTTGGAGGAAGGATACATGAATCTACGGGAGTACTGCATTATTGGTGGGATTTACAAGCTGACCCGCTTCGACACGTTGCCTCAACCCATTGAGATAAGCCGCGGTTTCATCTACTCCAATGTTCCAGTTAGTTTGGAGCTATCGGAAAAAGCCTTCCACGCCGTCGACGAAGAGGAATTGATCAAAATAGAGCTACAACTCCCGACGCATTGCTTTTGGTGGGAGCAACCGACAATTTGCCGCTGGGAAAcatgggaagaaagtgaaaactttGCGCGACTCCATCCGAAAGTTCAACAGTTTCAGCTTCGGTACACCGACATCGAGGCGCACAAAGCGACTCTGCTATTTTCCGCACGGGAGAATGATTCATCCCAGCTTAGCGTTCCAACAACCATTCCGGACTTTGACCTTGCGGACATTCCGGCCGAAGTACGGCTACACTACCTCATCCGCGAGCATATTCTTCCACGCCTGCCAGACGGTTATCGATTCCGAGCCGAGCTGAAGCGACTGTATACCGTCCTAAAGAAAAGAGCTGAGCGCCGAATGTGCCGTGACCGCGAACAGGTAGCACGAAACAAGATGATGCTAATGTACAATCGAATCATCGAAGCGAGCAATCACGATGGTGGTCTTGGTGAAATGCGCCACCCCGACCAGTCGGACATAGACGCAGACGAAGGTGATGGACGAAGTGAAGCGAACCATTCCAACAACTTTGAGGAGTTCCtagaaattgatgaaaaattgcaACAGCTTTCATTAGCCCGTCCGAATGTTGCACGTTACTTGTATCCCCCAAAACCGTTACATCGTCCCTTGCACTTCGCTCCGGACTCGGATTGTTCCGACACAAGTTTCGATGAGCTGGGAGCAGGTATGGACCGGCTAGTATTGACGTTGGAGTCTCAAGACACGATGCTCGACGACGAAGCCGAAGAGTGGGTgtgcaaaatgttttccatcttCTTAAGACTACTTGAGTACCTGCGGGATCTGCTGAAACCAAGCTTTCCTCCAGTGCCTCCACCTTCACCTCCGATAGACAAGTGCCCCGAACCGCGCAGAATTGCCGTAAGAGGAATCAAACGCCGGTTCATTGACATCCGGACAACGAAAAAGTATCCCCTGGGTCTTGGATCAAGGGACAGGTCACTTTCACGAGTCAGTGAATCGTCGGTGGCCTCGGGCGAGAAAAAGAAGCGCAAACGGAAGAGTACTCCGGTGCGTGGTAAAATCACTTCGCATCCGGAAACCCAAGAACAGGCATCGGAGAAAACTGAAGGCCCACCGGAAGTGTTGTCGTTGATTGAACATGCGCCGGGACGATGGTCGACCAAACCGATTCGACGTCAACTGTACGATGCAAACAAACGGATGCTGACGTTTTGGACCGATCGCCTGGGAATTTTCGGATTAGCCGCTAGAAAGTACTTCCATTTACCGTTCCTGCACTGGGAGATGCGTCGCCACGGACGAGT TGCCAATGTGACCACCGTGCTCACCCTAAGCGCCCACAAAATGAAACTATCCTTTTACATCACCTCGCAAGGCTATCGAGTGCATGTGCAAGAATGTCATGGCGATGATTCTAGGCAAAAAGAAGCGAAAGACGATAAAGCGGGCATAAGAATCGCCCCAGAAACAGGATGGTTTTCACTGGAAGAGCTGGACAAATATTTACTTAAGATAAACGTACACGTGTTTCCCGAGGTGGACACTTGCTTCTACACCTCTGGCTGGCAGGCTGGTTCCGCGACCGTTCCCAAACACGAACCAATGGAGCTGCACAACCTGCGCTGTTTGGGGGCTTTCTGCTTGACGCACAACCTTCAACGGTGCGTGTGGAATGAGTTCGCCAATCGACGAACGAGCCTCGTACTCGGCCGCCAGCTGATTGAAGGGAGACACGAGCCGGAATTTGAGACCATCATGATAACGCCACTTAAGTCACAGCTAGTTGAAGTGGAAGAGCTGTGCTCGAACACGCTCGAGGAGGTCCTCTTGGCTTTCCATCCACGTCCCTCGGAGCAAAGT TACAATGCTGATTGCTACGGATTGCTGAAGGAACGCTTGGAGGAACCTTCAAGAAAGGTCCTGGCCAAAACACCGCCCCTGCTGCAGTGGAACGTGAGTCAGCTGCTACAGAGGCTCCGACTGCTCAGCTACTCGTAA